A window of Aeromicrobium sp. A1-2 contains these coding sequences:
- the rplW gene encoding 50S ribosomal protein L23: protein MSTIHKDHRDILIAPVVSEKSYGLLDDNKYTFVVHPDANKTEIKIAVEKIFGVKVTAVNTLNRKGKTRRTKSGLGKRKDTKRAIVSVAAGQSIDIFSSPSD, encoded by the coding sequence GTGAGCACGATCCACAAGGACCACCGCGACATCTTGATCGCGCCGGTCGTGAGCGAGAAGAGCTACGGCCTCCTCGACGACAACAAGTACACGTTCGTCGTGCACCCCGACGCGAACAAGACCGAGATCAAGATTGCCGTCGAGAAGATCTTCGGCGTCAAGGTGACCGCGGTCAACACGCTCAACCGCAAGGGCAAGACTCGCCGCACCAAGTCGGGGCTGGGCAAGCGCAAGGACACGAAGCGAGCAATCGTCAGTGTCGCCGCCGGCCAGAGCATCGACATCTTCTCGAGCCCGAGCGACTGA
- the rplB gene encoding 50S ribosomal protein L2 codes for MAIRKYKPTTPGRRGSSVADFAEITRTTSEKSLTEPLPKKGGRNNQGRITTRHQGGGHKRAYRIIDFRRYDKDGVPAKVAHIEYDPNRTARIALLHYADGEKRYIIAPEGLKQGMSVESGVGSDIKVGNNLPLRNIPVGTLINGIELRPGGGAKMGRSAGTKVQLVAKEGNKAQLRLPSGEMRYVDVRCRATIGEVGNAEQSNINWGKAGRNRWKGKRPTVRGVAMNPVDHPHGGGEGKTSGGRHPVSPWGKPEGRTRKRKASDQMIVRRRKSGR; via the coding sequence ATGGCTATTCGTAAATACAAGCCGACAACGCCGGGCCGTCGTGGCTCCAGCGTTGCCGACTTCGCCGAGATCACCCGCACCACGTCGGAGAAGTCGCTGACCGAGCCGCTGCCCAAGAAGGGCGGCCGCAACAACCAGGGACGCATCACGACGCGTCACCAGGGTGGCGGACACAAGCGCGCCTACCGCATCATCGACTTCCGTCGCTACGACAAGGACGGCGTGCCGGCCAAGGTCGCTCACATCGAGTACGACCCCAACCGCACCGCTCGCATCGCGCTGCTGCACTACGCCGATGGCGAGAAGCGCTACATCATCGCTCCCGAGGGCCTGAAGCAGGGCATGAGTGTCGAGTCCGGTGTCGGCTCCGACATCAAGGTCGGCAACAACCTGCCGCTGCGCAACATCCCCGTCGGCACGCTGATCAACGGCATCGAGCTCCGCCCCGGCGGTGGCGCCAAGATGGGCCGTTCCGCAGGCACCAAGGTGCAGCTCGTCGCCAAGGAAGGCAACAAGGCGCAACTGCGTCTGCCGTCCGGCGAGATGCGCTACGTCGATGTCCGCTGCCGCGCCACGATCGGTGAGGTCGGCAACGCCGAGCAGTCCAACATCAACTGGGGGAAGGCCGGACGCAACCGCTGGAAGGGCAAGCGCCCGACCGTCCGCGGTGTCGCGATGAACCCGGTCGACCACCCGCACGGTGGTGGTGAGGGCAAGACGTCCGGTGGACGTCACCCCGTCTCCCCGTGGGGCAAGCCGGAAGGCCGCACGCGCAAGCGCAAGGCCAGCGACCAGATGATCGTCCGCCGCCGCAAGTCCGGCCGCTGA
- the rpsS gene encoding 30S ribosomal protein S19, producing the protein MPRSLKKGPFVDGHLEKKVDAQNTAETHTVIKTWSRRSMILPSFIGHTIAVHDGRKHVPVFITDSMVGHKLGEFAPTRTFRGHEKDDRKAKRR; encoded by the coding sequence ATGCCACGCAGTTTGAAGAAGGGTCCGTTCGTTGACGGACACCTCGAGAAGAAGGTCGACGCGCAGAACACTGCGGAGACCCACACCGTGATCAAGACCTGGTCGCGTCGCTCGATGATCCTGCCGTCCTTCATCGGACACACGATCGCCGTGCACGACGGCCGCAAGCACGTTCCCGTGTTCATCACCGATTCGATGGTGGGTCACAAGCTGGGCGAGTTCGCCCCGACCCGCACGTTCCGTGGGCACGAGAAGGATGACCGGAAGGCGAAGAGGCGATGA
- the rplV gene encoding 50S ribosomal protein L22: MSAATRESVSARRERLLGDEPGAFAVARFVRVTAQKSRRIADLIRGQSVDNALATLQFAPQAVAENFYKLVDSAASNAETTEGLDRSSLIITVVQVDEGPTMKRWRPRAKGAANRILKRSSHLTVVVQPAEVVQARVDAANIKNSKKKGGAR; the protein is encoded by the coding sequence ATGAGTGCAGCAACCCGTGAAAGCGTGAGCGCTCGGCGCGAGCGTCTGCTGGGTGACGAGCCCGGTGCGTTCGCCGTCGCGCGTTTCGTCCGTGTCACCGCACAGAAGTCACGACGCATCGCGGATCTGATCCGTGGGCAGTCCGTCGACAACGCGCTGGCGACGCTGCAGTTCGCGCCGCAGGCCGTTGCCGAGAACTTCTACAAGCTCGTCGACAGTGCCGCGTCCAACGCGGAGACCACTGAAGGCCTCGACCGCTCCTCGCTGATCATCACCGTGGTGCAGGTCGACGAGGGCCCGACGATGAAGCGTTGGCGCCCGCGCGCCAAGGGTGCGGCCAACCGCATCCTCAAGCGCAGCAGCCACCTGACCGTGGTCGTGCAGCCCGCCGAGGTCGTTCAGGCCCGGGTGGACGCGGCCAACATCAAGAACTCCAAGAAGAAGGGCGGGGCCCGATAG
- the rpsC gene encoding 30S ribosomal protein S3, whose amino-acid sequence MGQKINPHGFRLGISTDHKSRWYADKLYKSYVGEDVQIRKMLTKGMDRAGISRVEIERTRDRVRVDIHTARPGIVIGRRGAEADRIRGDLEKLTGKQVQLNILEVKNPEMDAQLVAQGVAEQLSGRVQFRRAMRKAMQTTMRSGAKGIRIQCSGRLGGAEMSRSEFYREGRVPLHTLRADVDYGFYEAKTTFGRIGVKVWIYKGEVAGTRAEREAEAAKRAAAPGSNRRPARGGAAGGARRPERPAREDAAPAAEAPATAPVVEAPAAAAAAPAAAAPEGGES is encoded by the coding sequence GTGGGACAGAAAATCAACCCGCACGGGTTCCGACTGGGCATCTCGACGGATCACAAGAGCCGTTGGTACGCCGACAAGCTCTACAAGAGCTACGTCGGTGAAGACGTGCAGATCCGCAAGATGCTCACCAAGGGCATGGACCGCGCCGGCATCAGCCGGGTAGAGATCGAGCGCACGCGTGACCGCGTCCGTGTCGATATCCACACGGCCCGTCCTGGCATCGTCATCGGACGCCGTGGCGCCGAGGCCGACCGCATCCGCGGCGACCTTGAGAAGCTCACGGGCAAGCAGGTGCAGCTCAACATCCTCGAGGTCAAGAACCCCGAGATGGACGCGCAGCTGGTCGCCCAGGGCGTTGCTGAGCAGCTCTCCGGCCGTGTGCAGTTCCGTCGCGCGATGCGCAAGGCGATGCAGACGACGATGCGCAGCGGTGCCAAGGGCATCCGTATCCAGTGCTCGGGTCGCCTTGGCGGCGCCGAGATGTCCCGCTCGGAGTTCTACCGCGAGGGCCGCGTGCCCCTGCACACGCTCCGCGCCGACGTGGACTACGGCTTCTACGAGGCCAAGACGACTTTCGGTCGCATCGGCGTGAAGGTCTGGATCTACAAGGGCGAGGTTGCGGGCACCCGCGCCGAGCGCGAGGCCGAGGCGGCCAAGCGTGCGGCTGCTCCGGGCAGCAACCGACGTCCCGCGCGTGGCGGAGCCGCAGGTGGCGCTCGTCGCCCCGAGCGTCCTGCCCGTGAGGACGCCGCTCCCGCCGCCGAGGCACCTGCCACGGCGCCGGTCGTCGAGGCGCCTGCAGCAGCCGCTGCAGCGCCCGCCGCTGCAGCACCCGAAGGAGGGGAGAGCTGA
- the rplP gene encoding 50S ribosomal protein L16, producing the protein MLMPRRVKYRKQHHPTRRGAAKGGTELAFGDYGIQCVTAAYVTNRQIESARIAMTRHMKRGGKVWINIYPDRPLTKKPAETRMGSGKGSPEWWVANVKPGRVMFELSGVDEKTAREATRLAIHKLPMKARFISRETGEL; encoded by the coding sequence ATGTTGATGCCCCGCAGGGTCAAGTACCGCAAGCAGCACCACCCCACGCGCCGCGGTGCGGCGAAGGGTGGCACCGAGCTGGCGTTCGGTGACTACGGCATTCAGTGCGTGACCGCCGCCTACGTGACCAACCGTCAGATCGAGTCCGCTCGTATCGCCATGACGCGTCACATGAAGCGTGGCGGCAAGGTCTGGATCAACATCTACCCGGACCGCCCGCTCACCAAGAAGCCTGCCGAGACCCGCATGGGTTCCGGTAAGGGTTCGCCCGAGTGGTGGGTCGCCAACGTCAAGCCCGGCCGCGTGATGTTCGAGCTGTCCGGTGTCGACGAGAAGACCGCCCGCGAGGCCACGCGCCTCGCGATCCACAAACTGCCCATGAAGGCACGATTCATCTCCCGAGAGACAGGTGAGCTGTGA
- the rpmC gene encoding 50S ribosomal protein L29 — translation MAQHTTAAELRSVAADDLASKLAEAKEELFNLRFQNATGQLDNTARLRAVRKDIARIYTVMRERELGIVEEVQA, via the coding sequence ATGGCGCAGCACACAACCGCAGCAGAGCTGCGTAGCGTCGCCGCCGATGACCTGGCGTCGAAGCTGGCGGAGGCCAAGGAAGAGCTGTTCAACCTGCGCTTCCAGAACGCCACCGGTCAGCTCGACAACACCGCCCGGCTCCGGGCAGTGCGCAAGGACATCGCCCGTATCTACACCGTCATGCGCGAGCGCGAGCTCGGCATCGTCGAGGAGGTCCAGGCATGA
- the rpsQ gene encoding 30S ribosomal protein S17, with protein sequence MTDKNTKDEAVTDRSARKTREGLVVSDKMDKTVVVNVEDRVKHALYGKVLRRNIKLKAHDEANDAGIGDRVLIMETRPLSATKRWRVIEILEKAK encoded by the coding sequence ATGACCGACAAGAACACTAAGGACGAGGCAGTGACTGACCGCAGCGCGCGCAAGACCCGTGAGGGTCTTGTCGTCAGCGACAAGATGGACAAGACCGTCGTGGTCAACGTCGAGGATCGCGTCAAGCACGCGCTCTACGGCAAGGTCCTGCGTCGCAACATCAAGCTCAAGGCTCACGACGAGGCGAATGACGCCGGCATCGGTGACCGTGTCCTGATCATGGAGACACGTCCACTGTCCGCCACCAAGCGTTGGCGCGTCATCGAGATCCTCGAGAAGGCCAAGTAG
- the rplN gene encoding 50S ribosomal protein L14, with product MIQQESRLKVADNTGAKEILCIRVLGGSGRRYAGIGDTIVATVKDAIPGGNVKKGDVVKAVIVRTVKERRRPDGSYIKFDENAAVILKADGDPRGTRIFGPVGRELRDKKFMRIISLAPEVL from the coding sequence ATGATTCAACAGGAGTCGCGACTCAAGGTCGCCGACAACACCGGTGCGAAGGAGATCCTTTGCATCCGAGTGCTCGGTGGCTCCGGTCGGCGCTATGCCGGCATTGGTGACACCATCGTCGCCACCGTCAAGGACGCCATCCCCGGCGGAAACGTCAAGAAGGGTGATGTCGTCAAGGCTGTCATCGTGCGCACCGTCAAGGAGCGCCGTCGGCCTGATGGCTCGTACATCAAGTTCGACGAGAACGCAGCCGTCATTCTCAAGGCGGACGGAGACCCGCGCGGAACGCGCATCTTCGGACCCGTCGGCCGTGAACTTCGCGACAAGAAGTTCATGCGCATCATTTCGCTCGCACCGGAGGTGCTCTGA
- the rplX gene encoding 50S ribosomal protein L24: MARKGTISIRKGDQVKVIAGKDKGVTGSVIEVLAERNRVIVEGVNRVKRHTKADQAGGANWGGIITSEAPIHISNVMLLADKTPTRVGYRRDEVTKSRPDGSTYTAQRSVRIAKKTGKEI; encoded by the coding sequence ATGGCCCGCAAAGGCACCATCAGCATTCGCAAGGGTGACCAGGTCAAGGTCATCGCTGGCAAGGACAAGGGTGTGACCGGTTCGGTCATCGAGGTCCTCGCCGAGCGCAACCGCGTCATCGTCGAAGGCGTCAACCGCGTCAAGCGCCACACCAAGGCCGACCAGGCCGGTGGCGCGAACTGGGGTGGCATCATCACCAGCGAGGCGCCGATCCACATCTCGAACGTCATGCTGCTGGCCGACAAGACGCCCACGCGTGTCGGCTACCGCCGTGACGAGGTCACCAAGAGCCGTCCCGATGGCTCGACCTACACGGCACAGCGCAGCGTGCGCATCGCCAAGAAGACCGGAAAGGAGATCTGA